AAAGAATATTGGCGTGATGTCCACTGATAAGGTAATCTAGTGGGTTAAGAATCTCGCAATGGGGGCTCAAGCCTCCATTGCTTTTTGTGTATTGAATATACTGGAGGGGTTGATGGCTGTTGCTGCCAATAAACGCTCTGTGATGACTCTGTATTCTGATGCTTCAGACATCTACAGCCATCAGGTGCGTATCGTACTAGCCGAAAAAGGTGTTAGTGTTGAAATTGAATTGGTTGATCCATTGAATCTACCTGAAGATCTGTTAGAGCTGAACCCATATCAGTCAGTTCCAACATTGGTTGATCGTGAATTAGCACTATACCAAGCGAACATCATTATGGAGTACTTGGATGAGCGTTTTCCTCACCCACCTCTAATGCAGGTTTACCCTGTTGCTCGTGGTAACAGCCGTCTAATGATGTACCGCGTTGAGCGCAACTGGTACTCACTTGCTGAGAAGATCAAGACTGGCTCTGCCGATGAAGCTGATAAAGCGCGTAAGCAATTACGTGAAGAGTTACTTGCATTAGCACCAGTATTTGCAGAATTCCCATTCTTCATGAGTGACGAGTTCAGCCTTGTTGATTGTTACCTAGCTCCACTGTTATGGCGTTTACCTGAAATGGGTATTGAGCTAAGCGGTGCTGGTGCAAAAGAAGTTAAAACTTACATGACACGTGTATTTGAACGTGATTCTTTCCTTGCTTCATTAACTGAAGCTGAACGTGAAATGCGTTTAGCTGGCCAGTAATATGGATATGGAAAAAATGACGCCGCGTCGACCTTATCTACTGCGCGCGTTTTATGATTGGTTAGTGGATAACGATCTCACTCCACACTTGGTTGTTGATGCAACATTACCGGGTGTGAAAGTGCCGATGGAGTTTGTGAGTGATGGTCAAATCATCCTAAACATCGCTCCTCGCGCTGTGGGTAATTTAGAGCTGGGCAATGAAGCAGTAAGCTTTAATGCGCGTTTTAGTGGTCGTCCACACTCTGTTATTGTACCTATGTATGCTGTGCTTGCTATCTATGCCCGTGAAAACGGTGCAGGAACGATGTTTGAGCCAGAGCCTAGCTACGAAACAGATATGCCAGTCTTTGACGATGCTGAAGAAGCAGAAGATATGATTGATGAGGTTCCAGAATCAACATCACCATTTGCTGTAGTTAGTGAAACTGAAACAGTAGGTAGTGATGATCCAGATGATGAGCCACCACGTCCTCGTGGTCGTCCAAGTCTACGTGTTGTGAAATAAGTAGATACCAAAGAAAAACGCAGCCAGTAGGCTGCGTTTTTTTATGTTTAGAAAGTGCGGTTATTTAACTATTTGGGTTTTGTTTAAACAGCGTAATCACTTTTTGTACGCCACCAACATTACGCGCAATATTAATGGCTACTTCACCTTGGTGAGGCGTGACATAGCCAAGTAGGTAAACTCGTCCGCCTTCACTGATCACTTTGATCACTGCACCTGTCAGCTGTTTGCTCGCGATCAGTTGAGATTTCACTTTGGTAGTAAGCCAAGCATCGTAACTAATATCGCCAAAGCCAAGTAATGGTCTGACTTCTAGCTGGTTATAAATATGCTCAACGTTGGCAATATGTCGGACTTGCTGGGCAAATTGTTCCTTAACAGTAGGAGAGGTAACTTGACCAATCAGCAGTACATTACCGTCTAAAGAGACACTATTAATGCTAGTAGTACGGGTAAATTGACGACTGTTTGCCATTCCCGCGATGTCCATTTCTATTTTTTGATCATCCCAGTGTTGTTCGACATCACGCGGATCTTGGGTTGAAAAGCTTGAACATCCTTGTAATACAAAAACAAAAGCGATCAGTAGGCGAGTGAGCCAGCGCATGATTTATCCTTCGTGATGGGGAAATAGTACTTGGTCAATGAGATCACAAAGGCAGTGTACTGTTAGTAAATGCACTTCTTGAATACGGGCTGTTCGCTGAGAGGGAATTCGGATCTCAACATCTTGTATACCTAGTAATCCAGCCATTTCACCACCATCTTTACCTGTTAGGGCGATAATGGTCATATCACGTGTTAGTGCGGCTTCCATTGCTTTGATAATATTTTTACTGTTACCACTGGTCGATAATACAAATAAAATATCACAAGCTTGACCTAAAGCGCGTACTTGCTTTGAAAACACTTCATCATGGTGGTAGTCGTTAGCTACAGCGGTGAGGATTGTAGTATCTGCCGTTAATGCTAATGCTGGTAAGCTTGGACGTTCAGTTTCAAAACGGTTGATCAAACAAGAGGCAAAGTGCTGTGAGTTAGCGGCTGAGCCACCATTACCACAACATAAAATTTTGTTGCCGTTTAAAAGGCTTTGCACCATCACTTGGGCTGCTTTGGAAATGGAATCTGGCAGAGCCTCTGCGGCGGCAATTTGAGTTTGAATACTTTCGGTAAAACTTTCACGAATGCTGTCTAGCATGATTAACCTTCAACTAAGATGTTGGTATGCCACTCAATATGGTGTTCTTGACCTTCAATTGTCACGACATCAAATCGGCATTCCGTTTGATCAATTGAAAAGCCATTTTTTTGTAACCAAAAAAGGGCGGTGCGTTTTAATTTCTGTTGTTTGTGCCAATTCACCGCTTCTGAAGCCGAACCGAAATGGCGATGTGTTCGGTATTTTACTTCAATAAAAACAAAACATTTACCCTGTCGCATAATTAAATCTATTTCACCGCTGCGACAGCTAAAATTTCGTTCAATAAGCTTAAGGCGATGGCGGGACAGAAACTGTTCCGCCATCTGTTCATAAGCTTGACCTTGCTGGCGTTTATTCAGGTTGAATACCGTCTGCTGTGAACTTGCCCCAGTCAATTTGGCGATTAATAACACATTGGCTATCAGCACTTAATTTACCGGTTGCGCCTTGAGTGGTGTAATCCCCTATAGCGCGCATTTGAGGCAGCTCTTTACTTAGAAGGTAAGCATCCATACCAAAGGCATGTAGACGAATACTAGTATTTCCCTCGTTTGGTCATAGTTGATTGAAACGCTCCATGTAATCTGCTGGTGGATTGATCAGTAGTGGAATATCACCAATTTCTAAGCCACGGATCTCTGGAGAGTTTGATTTATTGTCTGAGTTACTGCGAGAGCTCACGTAAATTTGTGGTGGGTTACCACTTGCAGGTAATGACGCTTCAATAAATGGCTTGATGGTCATTAACTCTGTTTTACTGGCAATAACGTAGATTGCATCAGTACGGCTACCAGGTGCGCGACCAAATGCTTGACGGATCTGCTGTGGGATCTCATCGCGAGCTCCAAAGGTTACCACTTGTGCTGGCTGATTATTCAAGCTTGACCATTCTTGATTAAATGCAGCGCTTACACGTTGACCATAGCTATTGCTAGGAACTAATACTACAGGGTTGCGATGACCTTCATTAAAGATACGTTCTGCCGCTTGCTCTGCATCTTGCTCTGGCGATAGCGCAAAATAACATGCATTTGGGTGATTGCTATTGATCTCTGGTGGTAGGTTCAGCGCTAATGTATTGATGTGCGTTGTGTTATCGCGTTGGAACTCAAGGATCTTATCTTTACGAAGCGGACCAACAACAAACTGAGTACCGTTTTGTTGCAGTTTCGCCATGATTGATGCTATTGGCTCAGCTTCTGTATCGTAGATATTGAGCTCAGTATCTGGACCACGACTAGCATCATCCATCATTGCATTAACAAAGCCATCACGCACGGTTTTACCTTGCGCAGCAAAACGACCTGACAATGGTAGTAATAGTGCTACGTTATCAAGTTTGATTGCTTTGAGGTTCATTACCGCTTCAAGTTCAGTCGGTAAGTACTGATTAGCAGGATGGTATGGATGCTGGCTTAGCCATTGCTCTACCGCTTCTTTTAGCTTGCCTGGTTGACGAGCAGCACTGTTTTTCAACATGGCTAATTCAACCCAACCTTTCAATACACTTTCATCGCTACCAATTTTGGCATTGCTCAGCTGTGTATTTGAATAGCCTGATAAGTCATGCCATAGATTGTTCCAGTTTGCTGCTTTTTGATCATTACTTAAGTAGAAATCAAGTTTGCTGCGTTCACGCGCGGCTTGAAATTGGTGATTAAGTTGATCTAATAATTCAGCACGGAAAGTGTGATAGCGTCGGTATTGACTCTTCGTTAACTGCCAAGACGGCTGGAAATTTAAGCTATTTAGCGCTTCTTGGTATTGCCCTTGATGATAACGCACAGCTGCGCGTGCAAGTTGCCATTCAGCAATTTGCAATGGGCTCATTGATTGTTGTGAAAGTTTGGCAATTTGTTGGTCAGCTTGCTGCCATTTGCCCTCTTCAATCATGGCTTTAAGAGCTAGAATTTCCCAGTTAATGCGCTCGGCACCTTCACTGGCTTGAGCTTTACTGAGGTAAGCGGCTGAGCTTTGAGCGGCTGCCGCAGTGATATCAGTTAACGGAGCCTGTTGGTTATACAGGTTTGGCGTACTACAGCCTGCTAAAACAACAGCAAGGGCTACAGGCGCCATGAGTCGTGATACACTTTTACGCTTATGGGTAAAATTGGGCATTGAATTCATTCAACTGTGACAAATTACTCTTGATATTAATTGCAGATGAGATCTAAGACAAATGAGTGAAACCAATTCAAGCATGGTTGATGTTGCTACGTTGTACATCGTACCTACACCCATCGGTAATTTGGCTGATATAACCCAACGAGCATTAGACGTATTAGCAAATGTTGATTTGATTGCTGCTGAAGATACTCGCCATACATCACGCTTGTTATCCCATTTCTCTATCTCAACCCGCACCTTTGCGCTTCATGATCATAATGAACAGCAAAAAGCTGATTTTTTGATCGAGAAGCTTCAGTCAGGTACTAGCATTGCGTTGGTCTCTGATGCTGGTACACCGCTGATCAGTGATCCAGGGTATCATCTTGTGAATCGCTGTCGTCAAGCGGGTGTTAAAGTTGTGCCATTACCAGGCCCATGTGCAGTGATCACTGCTTTGAGCGGTGCTGGTTTACCTTCAGACCGATTCAGTTTTGAGGGCTTTTTACCACCCAAAAGTAAAGGTCGCCGAGACTGTTTTCAAGCGTTAGCGAATGATGAACGTACGTTAATTTTTTACGAATCGCCACATCGCATTAATGATTCCCTGAGTGATATGTTAGCCGTGCTTGGTGCGGAACGCCAAGTAGTATTAGCGCGTGAGTTAACAAAAACTTATGAAACAATCCATGGTGCGCCACTAGGTGAGTTAATTGAGTGGTTAGCTGAAGACAGTAATCGCGTTCGTGGTGAGATGGTGGTGTTAGTTGCTGAGCACCGCGCACAAAAAGATGAATTACCCGCTGATGCACTACGTACGCTGGGTTTACTTGCGAAAGAATTACCATTGAAAAAGGCTGCGGCACTGACGGCTGAAATTCATGGTGTGAAAAAGAACGCACTGTACAAGTGGGGTTTAGAGAATCTCGAATAATTGAGATTGTAAAGAAGGGAACAAAGTTGTGTGGGTAAGCTGAAATCGCGTAGGTAACGAACGCTTTTGCTGTTTTTTTGCTCATGCTGTGACCTTGTTTCGTTTTTCACTGGTAACTGTGATGGTTGTCTTATACAATCCGCTGCGGAGTTGGTCAGGTGATCGCTGCTTCATTGATGTCCTTTGGGAGACTGATGAAGGGGAGGAAAGTCCGGGCTCCATAGGGCAGGGTGCCAGATAACGTCTGGGGGGCGAAAGCCTACGACCAGTGCAGCAGAGAGTAAACCGCCGATGGCCCATTGTTCGCAGTGGTGCACAGGTAAGGGTGAAAGGGTGCGGTAAGAGCGCACCGCGCGTCTAGTAATAGTTCGTGGCACGGTAAACTCCACCCGGAGCAAGACCAAATAGGTCCCTAATGACGCGGCCCGCGTTGGGGACGGGTAGGTTGCTTGAGTCTGTGAGTGATTGCAGACCTAGATGAATGATTGCCGCCGCGTAAGCGGAACAAAACCCGGCTTATCGACCGACTCCCTACATTTAGAGAAGGTGGTGTTTGGATAACAAACACCACCTTTTTTTCGTCTTATTCCCCCATAAAAACATTACATTTCGCATAGTAAAAGACAGTGTGTTAGAACTCTGTTTGAATTAGGGCCATGCGCTTGACATCGTTTTTGTCTCATACGTACACTTTGTGGTGGGAATTTGTGGGGAAAAGTGGTGCAGTCTCATTCTCTCTGTTTTTATTCTGCTAAAGTCAGTATCAATCACTGATTTTTAGTATCATGGAATGGACTAAAAAATGCTAAGAGGCGCAACATCGATATCTATTGATAGCAAAGGACGCATAGCGATCCCGAAACGTTATCGACAATGGATCACCGAACAATGTGGCGGCTTATTCATTTGCACTATTGATCACCAGTTTTCTTGCTTGTTGCTTTATCCCATCAATGAATGGGAGCACATAGAAGCTAAGTTAGCGACATTATCAAGCCTTCATCCTGCAGAGCGTCGAATTCAACGATTGTTGCTTGGCCATGCTAGTGAATGTGAAATGGATGGACAGGGACGAATTTTACTCTCACCAACCTTACGACAATACGCTCACTTACAAGATAAAATCATGCTTGTCGGCCAACTCAATAAATTTGAAATTTGGTCTGATGTGTTATGGCAACAGCAAATTGAACTCGATATCAACCTTCAGGCTGAGGATGCGTTAGCACAATCATCGCGCCTTAGTGAGCTTTCACTTTAGCTGAACTTATATTTATGTCTGAACAATTTGAGCACGTTTCCGTTTTACTTCATGAATCTGTAGACGGATTAGCAATTAAACCTGACGGTATTTATATCGATGGTACCTTTGGCCGTGGGGGACATAGCCGCCTTATTCTTTCTCAGTTAGGTGAGAATGGACGTCTATACAGTATTGATCGAGATCCTCAGGCCATTGCCGAAGCTCAGAAAATCAATGACCCACGATTTGAAATCATCCATGGGCCTTTCTCTGGTATGGAGAAATACATGGAAGAGCGTGACTTGATTGGTCGTGTTGATGGTGTGTTACTTGATCTTGGTGTGTCATCACCACAGTTAGATGACGCTGAGCGTGGTTTTAGCTTTATGCGTGACGGCCCACTGGACATGCGAATGGATCCAACATCAGGTCAGTCGGCGGCTGAATGGCTAGCGGAAGCAGAAGCGGATGATATTGCTTGGGTACTAAAAGAGTTTGGTGAAGAACGTTTTGCTAAACGTATTGCTCGCGGCATTGTCGAGCATCGTGAAAATCCTGAAAAAGAGCCGTTAACACGTACACGTCAGTTAGCGAGTCTGATTGCTGAAGTTTCACCATTCAAAGACAAGCATAAGCACCCTGCAACACGTAGTTTCCAAGCTATTCGTATTTATATTAATAGTGAGTTGGATGAAATCCAAACAGCCCTAAATGGTGCTGTGAATATTTTAGCTCCTGAAGGTCGCTTATCGGTGATTAGCTTCCACTCTCTAGAAGATCGCATGGTGAAACGCTTTATCCGTAAGGAAAGCAAAGGTCCTGAAGTACCAGCTAGGTTTACCGTTAACGGAAGAGCAAATTAAAGCACTAGGCAGTGCAGCGCTTAAAACCGTAGGTAAAGCGATTAAACCATCGCAAACAGAGTTAGGTCATAACACACGAGCACGTAGCTCGGTACTGCGTTTGGCTGAACGTCTATGAAACAACCTACAGAATCATCATTGAATCTGGCACGCCTGATTGGACGAGATCTCGTTACAGTCGGGCTTGTTCCACTCATTCTAACCTTTGCTATTCTCGCATCTGCACTTTCAGTGGTGTACATCACTCACGACACGCGCCAACAAATTGTTAAACAAGAGCAATTACTAACTGAGCGTGAAGGCTATGACGTGGAGTGGAGAAACCAAATCCTCGAACAAAATTCACTTGCAGAGCACAGTCGAATCGAACGATTAGCGGAAACTGAGCTCAAAATGCAACGTCCATCCGCCGACAGTGAAGTTGTAATTCAATAAATATGAAGTTTTTTAATCGTTCAAAGCCGAAGAAAAGTGCAACCAAGAAAGCGAAACCATTGATCAAGTGGCGCTTTACCTTGGTTTGCTTTTTTATCTTATTAGGGTTCTTCGGTCTTATTGCTCGCGCCGCGTATATTCAAGTCCTTGAGCCTGGTCGTCTTATTCAAGAAGGGGATGCACGTTCATTACGTACTAAATTAATGCCTTCTGCACGCGGTATTATCTCCGATAGAAATGGCGAACAGTTAGCCGTGAGTGTTCCGGTACAGGCTGTATTCGCTAACCCTGCTGAAATTTTTAAACACGGTGGCCTAAGTGATGTTGAACGATGGCATGCACTGGCTGACGTATTAGGTCTTGATCGTAGCTGGTTGCTACATGAATTAGATTCTAAGAAAAAACGTAAATTTATTTATCTTGCCCGCCAAGTTAGCCCCGCGATGGCGAACTATGTTCACAAATTAAAGCTGCCTGGTATTGGCCTTAAAGATGAATCTCGTCGCTTCTATCCTTCTGGTGAAGTGAGTGCGCATCTTCTTGGTTTTACAGGCATTGATGACCACGGCCTTGATGGTGTTGAAAAAACCTATGACGGTTGGTTAACTGGTGAACCTGGTCGCCGAACGGTACGTAAAGATCGCTATGGTCGTGTGGTTGAAAATATCTCACAACAAAAACGACAACCGGGTAAGCCATTGCAACTTAGTATCGATCAACGCATTCAGGCTGTTGCTTATCGCGCGGCAAAAGAGGGCGTGTTAGATATTCCTGCTACATCCGTCAGTATTGCAATTTCTGATGTGCGAACTGATGAAATTCTCGCGATGGTTAATGCACCATCTTTCAACCCGAATAACCGTGATGATCGCCAGCCATACAAAATGCGTAACCGTGTGATCACAGATACTTTTGAGCCTGGCTCAACGGTGAAGCCATTTGTGGTTTACACCGCAATGAAACACGGCATTGCTAACGAACATACATTGATTGCTATCCCACCGAGCAAGCAGTTCCGCGTAGGTAGCAAGGTGATTAAAGACGTTTCACGTATTGAGCCGATGGCAACCGTACAGCGCATTTTGCAGAAATCGAGTAACATTGGTGTGACTAAATTGTCACTCGCAATGCCTGTTGATTACATCATTGATACTTATCGTAAAGTTGGGTTTGATGAACCATCAGGTATTAACTTAATTGGTGAAACAACAGGTCATTTCCCTAACCGTTATCGCTGGTCTGATATTGAACGTGCCACACTCGCTTATGGCTACGGTTTATCGCTAACGCCATTACAGTTACTGCATGCTTATACAACGCTAGGTGCTTACGGTATTAAGCGTCCGTTATCGATTTTGAAAACGGAAAAAGTGGTACCGGGTGAGCAAGTGCTTGATCCTAAGATCGTCAAGAAAATCTTGTTGATGATTGAATCTGTAACCGATAAAAAAGGCGGCGGCGGTGGCTGGCGTGCAGCAGTTCCTGGTTACCGTGTTGGTGTGAAAACGGGTACGGCTAAAAAGGCAATTGCAGGTGGTTATGGTGATGATTACTTCTCTTACACCGTGGGTGTTGCACCTATCAGTAACCCGCGCTTAGCGATTGTGGTGATGGTGAATGAACCAAAAGGTAAAGTTTACTATGGTGGTGCGGTTGCTGCGCCAATTCTGTCAAAAGTATTAGGTAGTGCGCTGCAAATCCTTAACGTTCCGCCTGATGCAAATACCCTGCATAAAGTCGAGAAGGAATCGTAAATAATGGCATCGTCACGCATTATGATGAAATTAGAGATGCTGTTATCACCTTGGCTGACAAATAAAGCGTTGCCTCAGGCGCTGAGTGATTGTCAGGTTAACGCGATAACACTAGATAGCCGACAAGTTGCCGCTGGTAGCTTGTTTGCTGCTGTAAAAGGACACACTGTGGATGGTCGTCGTTTTATTGATACGGCGATCCAAGCAGGCGCGGTGGCTATCATTGCTGAAGCTGATGGTATCGCACAAGATGGTGATATTGTGCAGCAAGATGGCACATGTATTGTTTACTTGCAGGATTTAAATCAAAAGTTGTCTGCAATTGCAGGACGCTTTTATGGTGAGCCGGATCAGCAACTTGCACTGTATGCGGTAACGGGGACTAACGGTAAAACCACGATCAGCCAATTATTAGCGCAATGGGCAAATCTTATTGGTTATAAAGCTGGTGTTATGGGCACAACAGGTAATGGTTTACTTACTGATTTAAAGCCTGCGGCAAATACTACTGGTAGTGCGATCGAGATCCAGCAAACGTTAGCGGATTTAGTCGAACAAGGCGCTGATTTTGCTGCGATGGAAGTCTCTTCTCATGGCCTAGTTCAAGGTCGAGTACGTGATCTGCATTTCAAAGCGAGTATTTTTACTAATCTAAGTCGTGATCATCTTGATTATCATGGCAACATGCAAAATTATGCTGATGCAAAGAAATCGCTTTTCACTGAGCATGATGCTGGCGTGCCGATCATTAATGCAGATGATGCTATCGGTGCTGAGTGGCTCCATGATCTACCGCATGCGGTCGCTGTTGCTATTAAACCTGAAGCGGTTGCTAACCATGCGGGCTTAAAGCTTTGGGCAACAGAGGTGCAGTTCAGTACTCAAGGTGTCACCATTGCGTTTGATTCTAGTTGGGGGCAAGGTAAATTCACGGCACCTTTAGTGGGTTCATTTAATGCCACTAACTTGTTGCTGGCGCTAGCAACATTATTGGCGACGAACCATTCAATGGCTGAATTGCTGGCGAAAGCGCCACAGTTACAAGCTGTGATTGGGCGTATGGAAGTTTTTCAAGACACTGACAAAGCGATGATGGTGGTTGACTATGCTCACACGCCAGACGCACTAGAAAAAGCGTTGCAAGCACTACGTGTACATTGTGACGGTAAGCTATGGTGTATCTTTGGCTGTGGTGGCGACCGTGATAGCGGTAAACGCCCGATGATGGCTGAAGTTGCCGAGCGTCTTGCAGATCAAATTATCTTAACTGACGATAACCCTCGTAGTGAAGATCCTAAGGTCATTGTTGCTGATATGCTAGCAGGCTTAACCGCGCCGCAATCTGCAACAGTGATCCATGATCGTGCTACGGCTTGTCGTCATGCATTCACTCATGCTTCTCATCAAGACATTATTTTGGTGGCAGGTAAAGGGCATGAGGATTACCAAATTTTAGCGGATTGTACGATCCATTATTCTGACCGTGAAACGGTTGCTGCATTATTGAAGGAATTGGCATGATTGAGGTTCAATTAAGTCAGCTTGCATCGGTATTAAATGCCGAGCTTATTGGTGCGGACACTTCAATTTCTGCTGTATCAACAGATACGCGAAATATCCCATCAGAAACGCTCTTTATTGCATTAAAAGGCGAGCGTTTTGATGCCCACGATTTTTGCCAAACGGCTAAAGATAACGGTGCTAAAGCTCTGTTGGTAAGTAAACGCTTACCTGTCGACTTGCCTCAGTTAGTGGTAACAGATACGCGTATTGCTTTGGGGCAAATGGGCGCATGGCTAAAAGCGGAAATGACCCAAAAACACGGTTTAAAAACATTAGCGCTAACAGGTAGCTGCGGTAAAACCACAGTAAAAGAAATGTCTGCAGCTATTCTCGCAACTAAAGGCAATGTATTAGCGACAGCGGGCAACTTTAATAACGACATTGGTGCACCATTAACACTACTGCGCTTAACGCCTGAGTACCAATACGCAGTGATTGAACTTGGTGCAAACCACCAACAAGAGATTTCCTATACCACTAATTTAGTCAAACCTGATGTCGCACTCATTAACAACTTGGCTGCAGCACATCTTGAAGGTTTTGGTTCACTAAAAGGGGTAGCAAAAGCCAAAGGTGAAATTTTTGAAGGGTTAAGTGATGGTGGGATTGCCATTGTTAATCTTGATTCTAATGATTTACCGCTATGGCAACCATTGCTTGCTCAACATCAAGTGCTTACCTTTTCTGCAACTGCGTCTGATGCGGATTACCACGCCGAGCAGATAAACATTAACGCTCAAGGGTTAGCCTGTTTTACAATGTGCACCCCGATTGGCAAGGTTGACGTTAATTTAACGCTTGCGGGTATGCACAACGTGGCAAATGCACTTGCAGCGGCAGCACTAACTATCTCGTTAGGTGCAACGCTAGCTGAAGTAAA
The sequence above is a segment of the Photobacterium leiognathi genome. Coding sequences within it:
- the sspB gene encoding ClpXP protease specificity-enhancing factor; translated protein: MDMEKMTPRRPYLLRAFYDWLVDNDLTPHLVVDATLPGVKVPMEFVSDGQIILNIAPRAVGNLELGNEAVSFNARFSGRPHSVIVPMYAVLAIYARENGAGTMFEPEPSYETDMPVFDDAEEAEDMIDEVPESTSPFAVVSETETVGSDDPDDEPPRPRGRPSLRVVK
- the ftsL gene encoding cell division protein FtsL, with translation MKQPTESSLNLARLIGRDLVTVGLVPLILTFAILASALSVVYITHDTRQQIVKQEQLLTEREGYDVEWRNQILEQNSLAEHSRIERLAETELKMQRPSADSEVVIQ
- a CDS encoding BON domain-containing protein, with translation MRWLTRLLIAFVFVLQGCSSFSTQDPRDVEQHWDDQKIEMDIAGMANSRQFTRTTSINSVSLDGNVLLIGQVTSPTVKEQFAQQVRHIANVEHIYNQLEVRPLLGFGDISYDAWLTTKVKSQLIASKQLTGAVIKVISEGGRVYLLGYVTPHQGEVAINIARNVGGVQKVITLFKQNPNS
- the mraZ gene encoding division/cell wall cluster transcriptional repressor MraZ; amino-acid sequence: MLRGATSISIDSKGRIAIPKRYRQWITEQCGGLFICTIDHQFSCLLLYPINEWEHIEAKLATLSSLHPAERRIQRLLLGHASECEMDGQGRILLSPTLRQYAHLQDKIMLVGQLNKFEIWSDVLWQQQIELDINLQAEDALAQSSRLSELSL
- the sspA gene encoding stringent starvation protein SspA codes for the protein MAVAANKRSVMTLYSDASDIYSHQVRIVLAEKGVSVEIELVDPLNLPEDLLELNPYQSVPTLVDRELALYQANIIMEYLDERFPHPPLMQVYPVARGNSRLMMYRVERNWYSLAEKIKTGSADEADKARKQLREELLALAPVFAEFPFFMSDEFSLVDCYLAPLLWRLPEMGIELSGAGAKEVKTYMTRVFERDSFLASLTEAEREMRLAGQ
- a CDS encoding phosphoheptose isomerase; translation: MLDSIRESFTESIQTQIAAAEALPDSISKAAQVMVQSLLNGNKILCCGNGGSAANSQHFASCLINRFETERPSLPALALTADTTILTAVANDYHHDEVFSKQVRALGQACDILFVLSTSGNSKNIIKAMEAALTRDMTIIALTGKDGGEMAGLLGIQDVEIRIPSQRTARIQEVHLLTVHCLCDLIDQVLFPHHEG
- the rsmI gene encoding 16S rRNA (cytidine(1402)-2'-O)-methyltransferase, translating into MSETNSSMVDVATLYIVPTPIGNLADITQRALDVLANVDLIAAEDTRHTSRLLSHFSISTRTFALHDHNEQQKADFLIEKLQSGTSIALVSDAGTPLISDPGYHLVNRCRQAGVKVVPLPGPCAVITALSGAGLPSDRFSFEGFLPPKSKGRRDCFQALANDERTLIFYESPHRINDSLSDMLAVLGAERQVVLARELTKTYETIHGAPLGELIEWLAEDSNRVRGEMVVLVAEHRAQKDELPADALRTLGLLAKELPLKKAAALTAEIHGVKKNALYKWGLENLE
- a CDS encoding penicillin-binding transpeptidase domain-containing protein, coding for MKFFNRSKPKKSATKKAKPLIKWRFTLVCFFILLGFFGLIARAAYIQVLEPGRLIQEGDARSLRTKLMPSARGIISDRNGEQLAVSVPVQAVFANPAEIFKHGGLSDVERWHALADVLGLDRSWLLHELDSKKKRKFIYLARQVSPAMANYVHKLKLPGIGLKDESRRFYPSGEVSAHLLGFTGIDDHGLDGVEKTYDGWLTGEPGRRTVRKDRYGRVVENISQQKRQPGKPLQLSIDQRIQAVAYRAAKEGVLDIPATSVSIAISDVRTDEILAMVNAPSFNPNNRDDRQPYKMRNRVITDTFEPGSTVKPFVVYTAMKHGIANEHTLIAIPPSKQFRVGSKVIKDVSRIEPMATVQRILQKSSNIGVTKLSLAMPVDYIIDTYRKVGFDEPSGINLIGETTGHFPNRYRWSDIERATLAYGYGLSLTPLQLLHAYTTLGAYGIKRPLSILKTEKVVPGEQVLDPKIVKKILLMIESVTDKKGGGGGWRAAVPGYRVGVKTGTAKKAIAGGYGDDYFSYTVGVAPISNPRLAIVVMVNEPKGKVYYGGAVAAPILSKVLGSALQILNVPPDANTLHKVEKES
- a CDS encoding YraN family protein: MAEQFLSRHRLKLIERNFSCRSGEIDLIMRQGKCFVFIEVKYRTHRHFGSASEAVNWHKQQKLKRTALFWLQKNGFSIDQTECRFDVVTIEGQEHHIEWHTNILVEG
- the murE gene encoding UDP-N-acetylmuramoyl-L-alanyl-D-glutamate--2,6-diaminopimelate ligase, with protein sequence MASSRIMMKLEMLLSPWLTNKALPQALSDCQVNAITLDSRQVAAGSLFAAVKGHTVDGRRFIDTAIQAGAVAIIAEADGIAQDGDIVQQDGTCIVYLQDLNQKLSAIAGRFYGEPDQQLALYAVTGTNGKTTISQLLAQWANLIGYKAGVMGTTGNGLLTDLKPAANTTGSAIEIQQTLADLVEQGADFAAMEVSSHGLVQGRVRDLHFKASIFTNLSRDHLDYHGNMQNYADAKKSLFTEHDAGVPIINADDAIGAEWLHDLPHAVAVAIKPEAVANHAGLKLWATEVQFSTQGVTIAFDSSWGQGKFTAPLVGSFNATNLLLALATLLATNHSMAELLAKAPQLQAVIGRMEVFQDTDKAMMVVDYAHTPDALEKALQALRVHCDGKLWCIFGCGGDRDSGKRPMMAEVAERLADQIILTDDNPRSEDPKVIVADMLAGLTAPQSATVIHDRATACRHAFTHASHQDIILVAGKGHEDYQILADCTIHYSDRETVAALLKELA
- the murF gene encoding UDP-N-acetylmuramoyl-tripeptide--D-alanyl-D-alanine ligase translates to MIEVQLSQLASVLNAELIGADTSISAVSTDTRNIPSETLFIALKGERFDAHDFCQTAKDNGAKALLVSKRLPVDLPQLVVTDTRIALGQMGAWLKAEMTQKHGLKTLALTGSCGKTTVKEMSAAILATKGNVLATAGNFNNDIGAPLTLLRLTPEYQYAVIELGANHQQEISYTTNLVKPDVALINNLAAAHLEGFGSLKGVAKAKGEIFEGLSDGGIAIVNLDSNDLPLWQPLLAQHQVLTFSATASDADYHAEQININAQGLACFTMCTPIGKVDVNLTLAGMHNVANALAAAALTISLGATLAEVKAGLETMANVKGRLDITEPRAGLRLIDDTYNASVAAVKAAIDVLANFQGQRYFILGDMAELGDESDNLHREVGEYAQAKQLDCVMTFGRASAVVSDLNQGQHFTDKTALIALLKQQLQQHFSQPDFEQVTVLVKGARSSKMEDVIAALQDDK